In Nicotiana tabacum cultivar K326 chromosome 17, ASM71507v2, whole genome shotgun sequence, one DNA window encodes the following:
- the LOC107786683 gene encoding agamous-like MADS-box protein AGL82, translated as MGRSKINMELIQDYKKRKSTFQKRKACLINKISELSILCDIKACMIIYEGNNCEEIWPNDPNEVQELINLYKNQPIEDRSKRENSLSSFLENEKKKAEIKMAKLKKKIKTEKYPTWDSRFNYLSEKELRNLAGVLEKKMENAKEKTEFLKSSRNINQDSNQEIWDYPELMDNFNQSNPQPISYMDNQFFQEFTTEFDHVNSMGILDNGQLSIDDYQFGNSDYMKIEAEDWLVNNGIIGSSSRMQPMELNQYSFISSGSTQMPYGYLQ; from the coding sequence ATGGGAAGATCAAAAATCAATATGGAACTTATTCAGGATTACAAGAAAAGGAAATCCACTTTCCAGAAAAGGAAAGCTTGCTTAATCAATAAAATCTCAGAGCTTTCAATACTTTGTGATATCAAAGCATGCATGATCATATATGAAGGAAATAATTGTGAAGAAATTTGGCCAAATGATCCAAACGAAGTTCAAGAGCTAATAAATCTCTACAAAAACCAACCAATTGAAGACAGGAGTAAAAGAGAAAACAGCTTGTCTAGCTTcttggaaaatgaaaagaaaaaggctGAGATTAAAATGGCAAAGTTGAAGAAAAAAATCAAGACAGAAAAATACCCAACTTGGGATTCAAGATTCAACTATTTATCTGAAAAGGAATTACGAAATCTTGCTGGGGTTCTTGAGAAAAAGATGGAGAATGCAAAGGAAAAAACTGAATTCTTGAAAAGTAGTAGGAATATTAATCAAGATTCGAATCAAGAAATTTGGGACTATCCTGAATTAATGGACAATTTCAACCAAAGTAATCCACAGCCTATTTCTTATATGGATAACCAGTTTTTTCAAGAATTCACAACTGAATTTGATCATGTGAATTCAATGGGAATTTTGGATAATGGGCAGCTTAGTATTGATGATTATCAATTTGGAAATTCAGATTATATGAAGATTGAGGCAGAAGATTGGTTGGTGAATAATGGTATTATTGGTTCAAGTTCAAGAATGCAGCCTATGGAGTTAAATCAGTACTCTTTTATAAGCAGTGGCTCTACCCAAATGCCTTATGGATACTTGCAGTAG